The following proteins are encoded in a genomic region of Dyadobacter sp. UC 10:
- a CDS encoding serine hydrolase domain-containing protein, which yields MNSKPFLSVCAFVAFVSVILFQAGCSEKETGAFEPEIDRIFAQYKRADGPGCAVSVVERGKVVFSKGYGSANLEYGIPITPATVFDIASVSKQFAGLAISMLVEEGKISLDDDIRKYLPEVPQFKKTITIRHLVHHTSGLRDWPQTLSIAGWRWDEVISFEDIMRMVKNQRDLDFEPGERYSYSNTGYNLLAAIVEKVSGQPFSKWTEARIFKPLNMKVSWFQDDYTRPVKNLAYSYTKKDDRFVKIPGSLTAYGSSSLFTSVEDLSKWVIHFDQEIAAKNPVYTNMLQNGGLNNGDKVEYAFGLSRNVEGGLKTVSHTGGWQGYRTIIINYPEKKLSVILLSNAADFNIGKFASDVAMLFLDPEKKSEKKVDNEADIRKMSTIELDTILAKKYTGTYELGPGWAVTFTLEKGQLMVQSTGEPKFATEAKSDSMVWIDAYGAAMTFVKNSLGNVNLLKYKDIKAKRIYVQLPDPKTFSAFTGTYYSPELLTEYKVDMSRDTLRMHHMRNGDFDLIPDQTGTGQFISRIGSVSFVKDSTQKVTGLTFSGGRVKNLWFKKQQNSNHDQ from the coding sequence ATGAACTCCAAACCATTTTTGTCCGTCTGCGCCTTCGTTGCGTTTGTCTCTGTGATACTTTTTCAAGCAGGTTGTTCGGAGAAAGAAACAGGCGCATTTGAACCTGAAATCGACCGGATATTCGCCCAGTATAAGCGTGCTGACGGGCCGGGTTGTGCAGTGTCGGTCGTAGAGCGCGGAAAAGTCGTTTTCAGTAAAGGCTATGGATCAGCTAACCTGGAATACGGCATTCCGATCACCCCGGCCACTGTTTTTGATATTGCTTCGGTTTCCAAACAATTCGCGGGACTGGCTATTTCCATGCTGGTCGAGGAAGGAAAGATCTCGCTCGATGACGATATCCGTAAGTACCTTCCCGAGGTGCCGCAGTTCAAGAAAACGATCACGATCAGGCACCTGGTACATCATACCAGCGGCTTGCGCGACTGGCCGCAAACGCTCAGCATTGCAGGCTGGCGGTGGGACGAAGTGATTTCTTTTGAAGACATTATGCGCATGGTCAAAAACCAGCGCGACCTCGATTTTGAGCCAGGGGAACGTTATTCTTATAGCAATACGGGTTACAATCTGCTCGCGGCGATCGTTGAAAAGGTGAGCGGTCAGCCTTTCAGCAAATGGACGGAAGCACGTATTTTCAAACCTTTAAATATGAAGGTTTCCTGGTTCCAGGACGACTATACCCGGCCGGTCAAAAACCTTGCCTACTCCTATACTAAAAAGGATGATCGTTTCGTGAAAATCCCCGGGTCGCTCACGGCTTACGGTTCAAGCTCACTTTTCACTTCTGTGGAAGATCTGAGCAAATGGGTGATCCATTTCGATCAGGAGATCGCGGCGAAAAATCCGGTTTACACGAATATGCTTCAAAACGGGGGACTCAATAATGGCGACAAAGTAGAATATGCGTTCGGTCTTTCGAGGAACGTGGAAGGCGGGCTGAAAACCGTTTCGCACACGGGAGGCTGGCAGGGCTACCGCACGATTATCATTAATTATCCCGAAAAGAAATTATCAGTGATCCTGCTGAGTAATGCTGCTGATTTTAACATTGGTAAATTTGCTTCCGATGTTGCAATGCTGTTTTTAGATCCGGAGAAAAAGTCGGAGAAAAAGGTTGATAATGAGGCTGATATCCGGAAGATGTCAACTATTGAGCTGGATACTATCTTGGCAAAAAAATACACCGGTACCTACGAGCTGGGTCCGGGCTGGGCCGTGACATTTACCCTCGAAAAAGGCCAGCTGATGGTGCAGTCGACCGGCGAACCGAAATTCGCGACTGAGGCGAAATCCGATTCGATGGTCTGGATAGATGCTTACGGTGCCGCGATGACTTTTGTTAAAAACAGCCTTGGAAATGTGAACCTGTTGAAATACAAGGATATCAAAGCCAAACGGATCTACGTGCAATTGCCCGACCCCAAGACATTCAGTGCATTCACAGGTACCTATTACAGTCCCGAACTTCTGACCGAATACAAAGTGGACATGAGCCGTGACACGCTGCGCATGCATCACATGAGAAACGGCGATTTCGACCTCATACCCGATCAAACCGGCACAGGCCAGTTCATCAGCAGGATTGGCAGTGTCAGTTTTGTGAAGGATAGTACACAGAAAGTAACCGGACTTACATTTTCCGGCGGCAGGGTCAAAAATCTTTGGTTTAAAAAACAACAAAACAGCAATCATGATCAATAA
- a CDS encoding xanthine dehydrogenase family protein molybdopterin-binding subunit: MKPVQIVLEDKESLDRVDGPLKVAGAATYSAEYQVDKPAHAVLVTSTIAKGIIAKIESEKASSAKGVLAVISHLNAPVIPGYPAPKQPAERAPVGTSFRLFYDHFIYFDGQPVALVVAETLEQANHAASLVRVEYQKETHATDFEANAISAVVPQSVLRSQNSPFKDYERGDPDAIDRAEVKIESTYTIPTQHHQPLEPHAIIAVWEAEDKLTVYDKNQGVKSAQGNLAQVFKLPRANVKVISPFIGGAFGSGIRVWPHTIAAVLAAKHIRRPVKLVLGREQMFTSVGYRPYTVQKVAVGASKAGNLTAIVHEGTGQTSQYEEHLERTILAGRSLYACPNVITKYRLLNLDVNTPTWMRGPGDATGMFALESALDELSYALKIDPLELRLRNYAETDPERNLPFSAKSLRQCYEKGAEAFGWKNRAPEPGLMKNKGMLVGYGMASSLYGFHRHPSMAKAIMLENGSVVVQSATMDIGPGTGTAMTRIASQVIGISSRKIRFDLGDSSLPDAPGQNGSSTIPSVGSAVFAACTALKAKLAKLAAEMPGGDTASYQEILRFHKLAQVEAQEESKSGPERDQYSMYSFGCHFLEVHVHPLTFEVKVTRAVTCADVGKVINYKTARSQSIGGLVGGIGMALMEASVMDHRFGRYVTSDFASYHIPVHADVPQMEVLFIDQPDVRVNPIGSKGLGEIAIVGVAAAIANAVFHATGKRVRELPITVDKLI, encoded by the coding sequence ATGAAGCCAGTTCAGATAGTATTAGAAGACAAGGAATCGCTCGACAGGGTGGACGGGCCTCTGAAAGTAGCCGGGGCTGCGACTTATTCGGCCGAGTATCAGGTCGATAAGCCGGCGCATGCTGTGCTGGTGACGAGCACAATTGCGAAGGGGATTATTGCTAAAATAGAATCTGAAAAAGCCAGTTCTGCAAAAGGTGTTCTGGCGGTGATCAGTCACCTTAATGCGCCTGTCATACCGGGTTACCCTGCTCCAAAGCAGCCAGCCGAACGTGCGCCAGTGGGTACCTCGTTCCGGCTTTTTTACGATCATTTCATTTATTTCGATGGTCAGCCGGTCGCGCTGGTCGTGGCTGAAACGCTGGAACAGGCGAATCATGCGGCCTCGCTGGTCCGGGTTGAATATCAAAAGGAAACACACGCTACTGATTTTGAGGCAAATGCGATCAGCGCGGTGGTGCCGCAAAGTGTGCTGCGAAGCCAGAATTCTCCCTTCAAAGATTATGAAAGAGGTGATCCGGATGCGATTGACCGTGCAGAAGTAAAAATTGAAAGTACCTACACCATTCCTACCCAGCATCACCAGCCGCTCGAACCGCACGCGATCATTGCCGTGTGGGAGGCGGAGGATAAGCTGACGGTTTATGATAAAAATCAGGGTGTGAAATCGGCACAGGGTAATCTGGCGCAGGTTTTCAAGCTGCCCCGGGCGAATGTAAAAGTGATTTCGCCCTTTATCGGCGGCGCGTTCGGGTCGGGTATCCGCGTGTGGCCGCACACCATTGCCGCAGTACTGGCCGCGAAACACATCAGGCGGCCGGTGAAGCTGGTTTTGGGGCGTGAGCAAATGTTCACCTCCGTGGGTTACCGGCCTTATACTGTGCAAAAAGTGGCAGTCGGTGCGAGCAAAGCAGGTAACCTGACTGCTATTGTGCATGAAGGTACCGGGCAAACTTCCCAGTATGAAGAGCATCTGGAACGGACCATTCTCGCTGGCAGGTCATTGTATGCCTGCCCAAACGTGATTACAAAATACCGCCTGCTGAACCTGGACGTCAACACACCCACCTGGATGCGCGGGCCGGGCGACGCGACCGGCATGTTTGCACTGGAATCCGCACTGGACGAGCTGAGCTATGCACTGAAAATCGACCCGCTGGAACTCCGGCTGCGCAATTATGCTGAAACGGATCCCGAGCGGAACCTGCCATTTTCTGCAAAGTCGCTGAGGCAATGTTACGAGAAGGGAGCGGAGGCTTTTGGCTGGAAAAACAGGGCGCCGGAGCCAGGATTGATGAAAAATAAAGGAATGCTGGTCGGTTATGGAATGGCTTCGAGCCTGTACGGTTTTCACCGGCACCCGTCGATGGCGAAGGCAATCATGCTGGAAAACGGATCTGTGGTGGTACAGAGCGCGACCATGGACATTGGCCCCGGTACCGGTACGGCGATGACGCGCATTGCTTCCCAGGTAATAGGCATAAGCAGCCGCAAGATCCGTTTCGATCTGGGCGACTCCTCGCTTCCCGATGCGCCGGGACAAAACGGATCGTCGACCATTCCAAGTGTAGGATCGGCTGTTTTCGCGGCTTGTACAGCACTGAAAGCGAAACTTGCCAAGCTCGCTGCTGAAATGCCGGGCGGCGACACTGCCTCTTACCAGGAAATCCTGCGGTTTCACAAGCTGGCACAAGTGGAAGCGCAGGAGGAATCCAAATCGGGACCTGAGCGGGACCAATACTCGATGTATTCTTTCGGCTGCCATTTTTTGGAAGTACATGTGCATCCGCTGACTTTTGAAGTGAAGGTTACAAGAGCGGTTACCTGCGCGGATGTAGGAAAGGTGATCAACTACAAGACGGCCCGCAGTCAGTCGATCGGCGGGTTGGTGGGCGGGATCGGCATGGCATTGATGGAAGCTTCGGTGATGGACCATCGTTTTGGCCGGTATGTGACGAGTGATTTTGCCAGCTATCATATTCCGGTGCACGCGGACGTCCCTCAAATGGAGGTGCTTTTTATCGATCAGCCGGATGTCCGCGTTAATCCGATCGGTTCCAAGGGATTAGGCGAGATTGCGATCGTGGGTGTGGCTGCGGCGATAGCGAATGCCGTTTTTCATGCCACCGGTAAGCGCGTGCGCGAACTGCCGATCACAGTTGACAAATTGATTTGA
- a CDS encoding sulfatase family protein: MNRLAECTHSKGIMVLTFLLFFNIGLSINTVAQKASGKPNIVVIFCDDMGYGDLGAFGHPTIMTPNLDRMAVEGQRWTNFYVAAPVCTPSRAGLMTGRLPVRSGMASEKRRVLFPDSKGGLPQTEITLARQLKNAGYNTAAVGKWHLGHLPEYTPNAHGFDEYFGIPYSNDMDFVGKDRRESFLNPKSEYFNVPLKRNGETLEQPADQTTITKRYTEEAVKFIKTKRDKPFFLYLAHSMPHVPLFRSKEFENKSLRGIYGDVIEEIDWSVGQVLKSLRESGLAENTLVVFTSDNGPWLTFGAQGGSAGLLTGGKGGTYEGGMREPTIFWWPGKIKPSVRPEIATTLDLFPTLSKLAGAKVPADRVYDGYDISPVILGTGKNPRNEVLYYRDTDVFAIRVGAYKAHFITQPEYGSNEKTVHNPPLLFDLNVDPSEKYNIANANPKVVAELQAALEKHKATVKPVENQLEK, translated from the coding sequence ATGAATAGACTAGCTGAATGCACGCATAGCAAGGGCATTATGGTACTGACGTTCCTGCTTTTTTTTAATATTGGTTTGAGTATCAATACCGTGGCACAAAAGGCTTCCGGCAAGCCGAATATCGTCGTGATTTTTTGCGACGATATGGGTTACGGTGACCTCGGCGCCTTTGGTCACCCAACCATTATGACGCCCAACCTGGATCGGATGGCAGTGGAAGGCCAGCGATGGACGAATTTTTACGTAGCCGCACCTGTGTGTACACCTAGTCGGGCGGGCCTCATGACTGGCAGGCTGCCGGTCCGTTCGGGTATGGCGAGCGAGAAACGGCGCGTGCTCTTCCCGGATTCGAAAGGCGGTCTTCCGCAGACCGAAATAACCCTGGCCCGCCAGCTGAAAAATGCGGGCTATAATACTGCCGCCGTAGGTAAATGGCACCTCGGCCATTTACCCGAATACACGCCGAACGCACACGGGTTCGACGAGTATTTCGGGATACCGTACAGTAACGACATGGATTTTGTGGGAAAAGACAGGCGGGAATCATTTTTAAACCCGAAGTCGGAGTACTTCAATGTGCCACTCAAAAGAAACGGAGAAACGCTGGAACAGCCGGCGGATCAGACAACGATTACAAAAAGGTATACCGAAGAGGCGGTTAAATTTATCAAAACGAAAAGAGACAAGCCGTTTTTCCTTTACCTGGCGCATTCCATGCCGCACGTGCCTTTGTTCCGTTCCAAGGAATTTGAGAATAAAAGTCTAAGGGGAATTTACGGAGATGTGATCGAGGAAATTGACTGGAGTGTGGGACAGGTACTGAAATCGCTGCGGGAGTCGGGGCTGGCGGAAAATACGCTGGTGGTATTCACCAGCGACAATGGGCCGTGGCTGACTTTCGGGGCGCAGGGAGGAAGTGCAGGTTTGCTGACAGGCGGCAAGGGAGGTACTTATGAAGGCGGTATGCGGGAACCGACCATTTTCTGGTGGCCGGGTAAAATCAAACCGTCGGTAAGGCCTGAGATCGCGACCACGCTTGATCTGTTCCCGACGCTTTCCAAACTGGCAGGAGCGAAGGTGCCGGCTGACCGTGTTTATGACGGTTACGATATTTCGCCGGTTATTTTGGGTACCGGAAAAAATCCTAGAAATGAAGTTTTGTATTACAGGGATACCGACGTATTCGCTATTCGAGTGGGAGCCTACAAAGCGCATTTCATCACCCAGCCTGAATACGGATCCAATGAAAAAACAGTACATAACCCACCTTTGCTGTTTGACCTGAACGTAGATCCATCGGAAAAATACAATATCGCCAACGCCAACCCGAAAGTGGTTGCAGAATTGCAGGCAGCGCTCGAAAAACACAAGGCGACTGTGAAGCCGGTCGAAAACCAGTTGGAGAAATAA
- a CDS encoding RagB/SusD family nutrient uptake outer membrane protein: MTHFNTAMMKNLKYHKWLAALLLMLGATGCNDDLLTTVPNDRLSSDIFWKTEKDAIFAANAVYTYLDSTNIFYYDGMSDIGHNNSVTSQEAMIERGQYDPTFTRIGSEWVFSYAGIRAANIYLEKVDEVQTNNPAVVTRLKAEVRVLRAYLYIKLAALYGDVPLVEKSISLSESRSISRTPAGQIWDFVYKELTESAAALPEVQAEKGRITKGAALALNARAMLYAGRYDLAAQESKKVIDLGIYKIYPSYEKLFTYAGEGNEEVILDKQYVKNNYSNSVFQLFGPWSQRNSNSAVVPTRALIDAYPMANGKKITDPASGYNAAEPYKNRDPRLGFSIFVKGDKLPDGTIYNSDPGNGTADAVDFSWFATSTGYNFQKYITPEDLPQPTNSGLNIILLRYADVLLMYAEAKVELNTIDQSVYDAINQVRQRADVALPAITGTLSQGDLREVIRNERKLELAFEGLRYFDIRRWKLSETLVPGRVYGISYLKNGSPAMIEVPAFEKAFNKNRDYLWPIPQREIELNNSLSQNLNW, from the coding sequence ATGACCCATTTCAATACAGCAATGATGAAAAACCTGAAATATCATAAATGGCTTGCCGCCCTGCTGCTTATGCTGGGCGCCACCGGCTGCAACGACGATCTGCTCACAACCGTCCCGAATGACCGCCTTTCTTCGGATATATTCTGGAAAACGGAAAAGGACGCGATTTTTGCGGCCAATGCGGTTTATACTTATCTCGACAGCACGAATATCTTCTACTACGATGGAATGAGCGATATCGGCCATAACAATTCGGTCACTTCGCAGGAAGCAATGATCGAACGCGGACAGTATGATCCTACTTTTACCCGCATCGGATCCGAATGGGTATTTTCCTACGCCGGTATCCGCGCGGCGAACATTTACCTCGAAAAAGTGGATGAGGTGCAAACCAATAACCCGGCAGTTGTTACGCGGCTGAAAGCGGAGGTACGCGTCCTGCGGGCCTATTTGTATATCAAGCTGGCGGCATTGTACGGCGATGTACCGCTGGTTGAAAAAAGCATTTCCCTGAGCGAAAGCAGGAGCATTTCGAGGACACCTGCGGGGCAGATCTGGGATTTTGTTTACAAAGAATTAACGGAATCTGCGGCGGCATTGCCTGAGGTACAGGCGGAAAAAGGCAGGATCACGAAAGGTGCCGCACTGGCCCTGAATGCGCGGGCAATGCTATATGCCGGCCGTTACGACCTGGCAGCGCAGGAAAGCAAAAAAGTGATCGACCTCGGCATTTATAAAATTTATCCTTCCTATGAAAAACTTTTCACTTATGCAGGGGAAGGCAATGAGGAGGTGATTTTGGATAAACAATATGTAAAGAACAATTACAGTAACTCGGTATTTCAGCTTTTTGGCCCGTGGAGCCAGCGGAATAGCAACAGCGCAGTAGTACCCACCCGCGCTTTGATAGATGCCTACCCGATGGCGAACGGAAAGAAAATTACGGACCCGGCCAGCGGCTACAATGCGGCGGAGCCTTACAAAAACCGCGACCCCAGACTTGGCTTCTCCATTTTCGTCAAAGGCGACAAGCTGCCCGACGGGACGATTTACAATTCCGATCCGGGCAACGGTACTGCCGACGCCGTCGATTTCAGCTGGTTTGCGACGAGCACCGGTTATAATTTTCAGAAATACATTACGCCGGAAGACCTGCCGCAGCCGACCAATTCGGGGTTGAATATCATCCTGTTGCGTTACGCGGATGTGCTGCTGATGTATGCCGAGGCGAAAGTAGAGCTGAACACGATCGATCAGAGCGTTTATGACGCCATCAATCAGGTACGGCAGCGTGCCGACGTTGCCCTGCCTGCCATTACCGGCACTTTGTCGCAGGGTGATTTGCGGGAGGTTATCCGCAACGAACGCAAGCTGGAATTAGCATTTGAAGGGTTGAGGTACTTTGATATCCGGCGCTGGAAACTGTCCGAAACCCTTGTGCCTGGTCGCGTTTACGGTATAAGCTACCTGAAAAACGGAAGCCCGGCGATGATCGAGGTACCTGCATTTGAGAAAGCATTTAACAAAAACAGGGACTATCTGTGGCCGATCCCGCAGCGCGAGATAGAGTTGAACAATAGTTTGTCGCAGAACTTAAACTGGTAA
- a CDS encoding sulfatase family protein, whose protein sequence is MMSRNNLKWATVVVTGMLGVASMSFFHQEKQQADQPPNILLILTDDQGYHDVSYYGTKDLRTPNIDAIAQSGIRFDEFYANCPVCSPTRAALLSGCYPDVVGVPGVIRTYPKDNWGFFNPKEPILPAMLSKKGYHTAIIGKWHLGLESPNTPNERGFDYFHGWLGDMMDDYWKKRRHDVNYMRENDKVIDPEGHATDLFTQWSQEYIRKQAKTKKPFFLYLAYNAPHFPVQPPAEWLQKVKAREKGIDEKRANLVALIEHMDDGIGKVVQTLKDEGLYDNTLIVFTSDNGGHLPSLANNGPVRDGKQSMYEGGLKVPACMAWPGRIRGGRVSDQVNVSMDLYPTLLQLAGLEAKGVQGRSFAGTLLSDSKPTEDSRELYFTRREGGKEYAGMSIYGLRKGKWKLVKNSPYQPMELYDLENDKMEKNNVIEQNPKVYAELNQLLMRHIQEGGSVPWQKPFAINN, encoded by the coding sequence ATGATGAGCCGGAACAATCTTAAATGGGCTACCGTGGTAGTTACGGGCATGCTCGGGGTCGCTTCCATGTCCTTTTTTCATCAGGAAAAGCAGCAAGCGGACCAGCCACCCAATATCCTGCTGATCCTGACGGACGATCAGGGTTACCACGATGTATCCTATTACGGAACAAAGGATTTGCGGACGCCCAATATCGATGCCATCGCGCAGAGCGGCATCAGGTTTGATGAATTTTATGCCAACTGTCCGGTTTGCTCGCCCACCCGCGCCGCCCTGCTTTCGGGCTGTTATCCGGATGTGGTAGGCGTGCCGGGTGTGATCAGGACTTACCCCAAAGACAACTGGGGGTTTTTTAATCCGAAGGAACCGATCCTGCCTGCGATGCTGAGCAAAAAGGGCTATCACACGGCCATTATCGGTAAATGGCACCTGGGGCTCGAATCTCCCAATACGCCTAATGAGCGCGGTTTTGACTATTTCCACGGCTGGCTGGGCGATATGATGGACGATTACTGGAAAAAGCGCAGGCACGATGTCAACTATATGCGCGAAAACGATAAGGTGATCGACCCGGAAGGCCACGCTACCGACCTTTTTACACAATGGTCGCAGGAATACATCCGCAAACAGGCGAAGACCAAAAAGCCGTTTTTCCTGTATCTCGCTTACAATGCGCCGCACTTTCCGGTGCAACCACCTGCCGAGTGGCTTCAAAAAGTAAAGGCGCGTGAAAAGGGCATTGACGAAAAACGGGCAAACCTGGTGGCGCTTATCGAACATATGGACGATGGGATTGGCAAAGTGGTGCAAACGCTGAAAGATGAAGGACTTTACGACAATACCCTGATCGTTTTTACCAGCGATAACGGCGGGCATTTGCCCAGTTTGGCCAACAACGGCCCCGTCCGCGACGGTAAGCAAAGTATGTACGAAGGCGGCTTGAAAGTGCCGGCCTGCATGGCGTGGCCCGGCCGGATCAGGGGCGGCCGGGTTTCCGATCAGGTCAATGTGTCGATGGACTTATATCCTACACTCCTGCAACTGGCGGGATTGGAAGCGAAGGGTGTGCAGGGCAGGAGCTTTGCAGGGACACTTCTGAGCGATTCGAAACCTACGGAAGATTCCCGCGAATTGTATTTTACAAGGCGTGAGGGAGGAAAGGAATATGCCGGAATGTCTATTTATGGGTTGAGAAAAGGGAAATGGAAGCTTGTGAAAAATTCACCCTACCAGCCTATGGAATTGTACGATCTGGAAAACGACAAGATGGAAAAGAACAATGTCATCGAGCAAAACCCGAAAGTGTATGCAGAGCTTAACCAGTTACTGATGAGACATATACAAGAAGGGGGAAGTGTTCCCTGGCAAAAACCATTTGCGATTAATAACTAA
- a CDS encoding (2Fe-2S)-binding protein, translating into MKDEEVPGGKELVCGIEGRYDEDRRFFLKQSAAIAGLTFVPASLLPGGESSATESFGDAEKVKLSIAINGKKLRLEIDPRTTLLDLLREELALTGTKKGCDLGQCGACTVHINGQRTLSCLTFAVMQNGSKVTTIEGIGSPESLHPLQEAFIKHDGFQCGYCTPGQIMSGVSCIREGKARSESEVQEYMSGNLCRCGAYPNIVNAILDVKNSGQKV; encoded by the coding sequence ATGAAAGATGAAGAAGTTCCGGGTGGAAAAGAACTGGTATGCGGCATAGAGGGCCGTTATGACGAAGACCGTCGTTTCTTTTTAAAACAATCCGCAGCCATAGCCGGGCTGACTTTCGTGCCAGCGTCCCTGCTCCCCGGCGGGGAAAGCAGCGCGACCGAATCTTTCGGTGATGCCGAAAAAGTAAAGCTCAGCATTGCGATCAATGGCAAAAAACTGCGGCTGGAAATCGACCCCCGAACTACCTTGCTCGACCTGCTGCGCGAAGAACTTGCATTGACAGGTACTAAAAAAGGGTGCGACCTGGGCCAATGCGGCGCTTGTACGGTGCATATCAACGGCCAGCGCACCTTGTCGTGCCTCACATTTGCGGTCATGCAAAACGGCAGCAAAGTCACAACTATCGAAGGTATCGGCTCGCCGGAATCCCTTCATCCGTTGCAGGAGGCTTTCATTAAACACGACGGTTTTCAATGCGGGTACTGCACGCCGGGACAGATCATGTCGGGGGTGAGCTGCATCCGTGAGGGAAAGGCCCGGTCCGAATCTGAGGTTCAGGAATATATGAGCGGAAATCTCTGCCGCTGCGGCGCGTATCCCAACATTGTCAATGCCATTCTTGACGTAAAAAACAGCGGCCAAAAGGTATGA